In Motilibacter aurantiacus, the sequence AAGTACTCGAACACCCTGGAGAGCTTCTTCCTCAAGCAGGGCGTCTCCACCTACGTCAGCCGCTACCAGGTCGACGGCACGCCGCTCAAGGGCGGGCAGAACACGTACGAGCCCCCGCACGCGGAGGGCTTGGTCGCCATGAACTCCACCTCGGCGATCACCGCGACCAACCCGGCGCGCCTCGACTTCGTGCGTGACTTCTGGCAGACCCCGGTCCCGACGGGCCGCGCGCGCTACTACGACGGCATGCTCTACCTGCTCGGCATGCTCTACGACAGCGGTAACTTCCGGATGTGGGGCGTTCACGGGGACCGCGCCTCCGGCAGAAGCTGATCCAGGGGTCGCGTCTTCCGGTTCGTGTGGCGAGGGAGGGGCCGCGGCCCCTCCCTCGTCGCGTTCGCACGGCGCGGGTCGGGAGCCATCCGCGGGAGCTGCCCGTCCGAGGCGGCGCGGCTCCCTCGGACGGGCAACGCTGTGCGCTCAGCGCCGCGCCCCGCGCCTGCGGCCCCCAGGTCAGCCGGCCACGCCGCCGCGCAGGAGGCGTCCGCGCCGCTCGTCGTCGTAGTGCTTGACCAGCTCGCGCACGGTGACACCCGACATGCGGGGCCGGCGCCCCAGCGCCCACTCGTAGACCTCGTCCGGATGGTCCTTGCTCACCTCGCGCAGCACCCAGCCGATGGCCTTGCGCACGAAGAAGCGCCGGTCCTCCAGGACGGGGTCGACGACCTCCCCGAACACCGGGAAGCACGCGGCGAACGCGTCCGTGCGCAGGGCCCGGAGGAAGCCGAGGATCCCCAGCCGACGTACCCACATGTCCTCGTCGGCGCCCCAGGCCCGCAGGCTCGGCTCCAGGGCACGGTCCCGCACCATCACGCGGCCCGCCACGGACGCGGCCAGGACGTCCACCAGCGCCCAGGTGCCGCTGCGACGGACGAGCTCCTCGACCAGCCCCGCGTCAGCAGCGGAGAGCACCTCGGCCCTGGCCTCGAGCAGCAGGGCGCCGACCGTGCGGAACTCGTGCACCGGCGGCCTCCAGAGCTCCCGGGCGAGAGTGACCAGCTCGTCGTGGCTCAGCTCGGGGTGTGCCTTCACGTATGCCTTGACCAGCGCGCGCATGGCCGGGAGCGGGACGCCCAGGTGCTCCATGTCGCTCTTGAGGTACGCCCTGTCCTGCTGGGCACGGACGGCGTCGCCCCGCGCCCGCAGCGCTTCCCGGAGCTCTCGGCTGCCCCCGGAGTCCGGCACAGGAGGCATCCTGCCGCAGCACCGCCGCCCGCGCCATCGGGCTCAGGGCTCGACGACGACCCAGTCGGAGTGCTTCGGCGTACGCCGGTCACCCGAGGACTGCCCTCTGACCCGCCTGCCCACCCAGGGGCCGACGTGCTCGCGGTAGTAGCGGGCCTCCTCGAGCAGCCGGCGCCGCTGCACCGGGCCGGCCGGCACCACCGAGGCCGGGGCGTCGTGGCCGAGGGCCGACAGGACGAGGCCGGCCACGCGGGCGTGGCCCGCACTGTTCAGGTGCAGCCGGTCCGGAGACCAGTAGCCCGGGCGCCGGACCTCGCGGTCGTGCCAGGCGTCGGCGAACACGAGCCCGTGCCGGGTGGCGAGCTCGGCGACGGCCGCCGTCAGCTGCTCACCACGCCGGTGCATCACGCGCCCGAGCGGAAGCCGCGCGGAGGGGTCCGCGCCCGCCAGCAGGAGGAGCGGGATGCCCGCCTCGTCGCACCGGCGCACGGCCTGCCCGGTCATGCGCGCGAGCCGCGCCATGTCGGCGCTCGGCCGGAGCATGTCGTTGCCGCCGCCGTTGAGCGAGATCAGGGTAGGTGCCGGGGACAGGGAGAGGGCGGCGTCGAGCTGCTCCCCCACGATCGCCTCGAGCAGGCGGCCGCGGACGGCGAGGTTCGCGTAGGAGACGGGCCCGCCCGCTGCGGCGGCGAGCCCCGACGCGACGAGGTCGGCCCAGCCGCGGGGCGAGCCGTCGGGCCGCTCGTCCCCCACTCCTTCGGTGAAGCTGTCGCCGATCGCGACGTACCGCATCGCCGTCCCCTCTTCGTGCACCGCGGCAACAGTACGACGTGCCCCTCGGGCCGCCTCGCTCGACACGGACGGGCGCCAGGGCCGAAGGCCGGCCCTGGCGCCCGGGTGGTGTCGGAGGCGTCGGGCGGCTAGGGGTGCTCGATCTTCACGTTGTCGAACCAGGCACCCGCGCCGCCGGCACGCAGCCCGTTCGCGCCGACGGTGTGCGAGGTGTCGACCGCGCTCAGCACGGGAGCGGCGGAGCCGTCCACGTACACCTTGATCGACGAGCCCACCGCCTCGACCCGCACCCGGTGCGACCGGTCGCCCGCGACCGTCAGCGGCGCGGACGCGATCGGGGTACGCGTGCCGCCGCGCCAGCTGCTGATGCTCACGCCGGAGGGGGTGAGGGCGGCGTAGTAGCCGGAGAAGCCGCTCGCGCCGCCAGGGCGGTTGCCCACCCGGAAGACCAGGCCCGCCTCGCTGCCACCGGCACCGAGCCGGACGTCGGCCTCGTACTCCAGATTGCCGAAGTTGGTTTCCTGCAACGCCATGGTCCCTGCCGTGGCGGGAGCGGCGTACGTCCCGTCGGCCGCCGACCAGAGCCCGCCGTACGTCCGCCAGCCCACGGAGTTCCGGTCCTCGAAGTCGTCCTGGACCAGCATCGTCACGGGTCGGATCGTGCCGTCGGGGTTGAAGTACATCCGGTCGTACGACAGCGCTCGCGAGTTGCCCTCGGACTCGGTCAACGGGCGGCGGTGGTAGAAGATGTACCAGATATCGGTGCCCGGGACGTTGATGACCGAGTTGTGGCCGGACCCGCGGGCGACCGCCGCGTCCTGCTGCAGCACCCGGCCGAGCCGGTTGAACGGGCCCGTCGGGGAGTCGGCGATGGCGTAGGACACCGCGTAGTTCGGGCCGGTCCAGCCGCCCTCGGACCACATCAGGTAGTACTTGCCCCCGCGCTTGAACATGAACGAGCCCTCGACGTAGTTGGTCGGGGTGATCTCCTTGAAGGTCGTCCCGTCCGCGAACGTCCCGAGGCTGATCATGTCCGGGTTCAGCTTGACGACGTTGGCGTGGCTGTGGCCGCCGTAGTACATGTACGCCTGGCCGTCGTCGTCGATGAAGACGTCCTGGTCGATCGGCTGCGCCCCGTTGTGGAACTGCCCGATCAGCGGCTTGCCCAGGGCGTCCTTGTACGGCCCCTCGGGACGGTCTGCGACCGCGACCCCGATGCCCCCGAGCTGGTTGTTGTTCTGGATGTCGTTGGCGGCGAAGTAGAGGTAGTACTTGCCGTTGCGCTCGACCGGCGCCGGCGCCCACAGCGCGCGTCGCGCCCACGGGACGTCCGCGATGTCGAGGATGTTGGAGTGCTTCGTCCAGTGCACCAGGTCGGTGGACGAGAAGGCATCCATGAACGTCTGTTCGTCGTACCCGCGCGACGTCGTGGGGTAGACCCAGTAGCGGTCGTCGTAGAGCTCGATGTCCGGGTCGGCGTACCAGCCGCTGACGATCGGGTTGCCCGCCTCCGCCGTGCCGAGGTCGAGCGGGTGGCCGCGCTCGATCATCGCGTCGAGCTGCGGCAGGAGCGCCCCCTTGGCCGCAGGGCTCACCTTGCCGGCCTTCGCGCCCGCCACGGCGGCCCGCGCCTCCGCGAGCTTGCCGGCGCCGCTCAGCTCGAGCAGGTCGCGCGCCGTGCTGCCCGCGATCGAGCCGTCCCGCGACAGGGCTGTGATGTCCGCCGACAGCCGCTGGGCCGGCGTCCGCGGGGTGAGCAGCGCGTCGAGCGGCACCGTCAAGCGGCTGCGGGCGTCGGCGCCCAGCTTCGAGCCGGCCGCAGTGTCGAGCCACTCGCGGGCGGCCTGCAGGTGCTCGACCCGGGTGTCGTAGTCGTCGGCGGACTCGGCGGCCGCGAGCAGCGCGCGCAGGTCCCGCTCCGCCGACCGGGCGATCGCCTGCTCCCCCGCGAGGGCGTCGAGGACCGCGGTGACGTCGGAGACCGCGGGGACGACCGGGACCTCGGGCACGAAGCCCTCGGGCAGGAAGAACGCGTCGGCCGGGATCGGCTCGCGGGCCTGGCTCGCGCTCGACCAGTCGACGTGGAGGTTGGAGCCGCCCCAGTTCTCGAAGTACTCGACCTTGAACTCCACGCGCTGCCCGGCGGTGAGGCGGATCGGCGCGCTCGTCTGCGGGCGGTCCCAGTCGTCGACCCAGTGGTCGATCACCAGCCGGCCGTCGACCCAGATGCGGAACCCGTTGTCGCCGGTGACGTGGAAGCGGTAGTCCTCGGTGAAGCCGGGCAGCAGCTGCCCGGTCCAGCGCACGGAGACCTCGTCGTTGTAGCCGGTCGCGTCGAGCAGCGGGCCTTCGAGGCTGTCGAAGTCGAGGTTGGCGTCGACCCGGGTGGACCGGTACTCGACGAAGTCCCCGAGCCCGGGGCCGCTGGACAGGTAGTAGTCGCCCTTCAACCCGTGGCGGTCCTGCTCGGCGCCGGTCGCCGGCGCGCCGGAGATCGCCGGTGCGATCAGGGCGGCGAGCGCGAGCGGGATCGCGCCTCTGCGCGCCAGTCGCGCGCGTGGGGAGCGTGGGTGCATGGGACGGCCTCCTGAGCCCTCGTTGGTTCACTGGGTGACCAGCGCGAGCACCGGGTCGGCGGCGCGCGGTCACGGCGGCGCCTGGAGTAAACCGTGGCTTACCGGGGGCTTGTCAACGATGTCACGCAGATTCGGACGAGAATCCACAGCGAGGCCGACCGGAGCGCACATGCGCGAGGCCCCGCCCGCGCGGGTGCGCAGGCGGGGCCTCGGGGGCGTAGGGGACGAGGTCAGCCGTTCTCGATCGCCTCGACCGCCCGGTAGTAGGCGAGCAACTGCTCGGCCTGCGCGACGAGGTCGTTGCGCACCTCGACGTCCTGGGCGTCGCCCTTGATCTGGTTCTTCGCCTTGGCGATGAACTGCTCGAGGTTCGCGATCGGCACGTCCTCGCTGTCGCGCAGGGACGCGGTCGACGCCCGCGTGACCCGGTCGGCCAGGTTGTCCCTGACCTGCGCCTTGAGCCGGCCGGCGGTGACGTACGCGTTCATCGCGTTCTGCAGGGAGGTGAACGTGACGCTCGGCAGGGTCGGCCACGTCGTGGTGGTGAGGTCGCGGTTGATGACGCGCCCGTCATACGCCTCGGCGTAGTCGTAGGCGTAGCCGAGCAGCTCGGCCTCGCTCCACTTCACGTCCATGAACAGCAGGTTGAAGGGCTTGCCGTTGGCGTAGGCGCCGTCCGGCACGACCACGCCCGGGAGCTGGGCGATGTTGATCTCGGAGACGGTGCTGGCCGAGACGCTGCCGTTGAAGATCGGGCCGACCTCCTGGACCTGCTGCGGGAACATCAGGGCGTCGAGGTCGTTGTCCGCGATCACCCTGTTGAACACGCTCAGGTAGCGGTCGCGGTTCGCGAGGAAGCCGGACAGGTCCGGCGGCGTGCTGTGGTCGCCGAGCATCCCGTTGATGCGGGTGTCGCTCGCGAAGCCGTTGGCGTCCGCCCACGCGTTGAGCTCGGCGATGGAGTGCACGGCGGCGCTGGGGCCGAGCCGCTTGAGGTACTGCTCGATCGCCCAGTTGTTGCCCGCGTTCGTCACACCGGAGCTGCGCAGCTCGTTGAAGCCGGAGCCGGCGAACGGGTCCTCGACCACGATCGCGCCCTGCTTCTTGAGGTTCTCGACGGCCTTCGCGTAGAGCTTCGCGGTCTCCGGCGACAGCGCGCTGTTGTTGCCGGTGCGCCAGCCCGGGCCGTACAGGCCGATGCGCTTGCCCTGCAGGGCCGTCGTGGACAGCTGCGAGGTGTAGCCACCCGCGGGCACGACGGCGCCCTCGGTCAGCGGGTCCTCGGCGGTGGAGCCGGCCAGGACGTCGAGCATGATCGCGGCGTCCTCGACGCTCTTGGTGAGCGGGCCGAGCACGTCGCGGGTCAGGCCCGCCAGCGGGAAGTTGCCGGTGTTGGGGATCAGGCCGAACGTCGGCTTGACGGCGTAGAGGCTCTGCGCGGACGCGGGGTTCTGGATCGAGCCGCCCGTCTCCTCGGCGATGCCCGCGACCGCGAAGTCGCCGGCCACCGAGGTCGCCGAGCCGCTCGACGAGCCGCCCGGCGCCCAGGCCTGGTTGAGGGCGTTGTACGTCGGGCCGTAGGCGCTGTTGTTGGCGTTGCTGCCGCTGCCGGCGAGGATCGGCAGGTTGGTCTTGCCGATGAAGACGGCGCCGGCCTCGCGCAGCCGCTTGACCAGCGGCGCGTCGGTCTCCGGGACCAGCGCGATGCCGCCCGTGATGGGGGACGTGAGCGGCCAGCCCGACGTCGTCGGCATCTTCTTGACGTCGAGGGAGTCCTTGATGACGATCGGCACGCCCTCGAGCGGGCGTGCGGCCGCCCCGCTCCTGCGGCGCTCGTCCGAGGCGGCCGCGTCGGCGAGCGCCTCGGGGTTCATCTGCGTGAACGCGTTGTAGTACGGCTCGTAGGCCGCGATGCGGGCCTGGAAGGCCTGGACGAGCTGCACTGAGGTGTACGTCCCGCTCTTCAGGGCCTCGAGCGTCTCGGTGATCGTGAACGTCGTGGGGTCCGCGGCCGCCGCGCTCGCCGCGGCGGGAGCGGGCGCCGCCTGGGCGGTCGGCGCGCCCGTGGCCACCAGGCCGGTGGCCAGGAGCGCGCTCGCGGCGAGCCCGGCCGCTCCGGCCCGTCGCCGGGAAACTGCGTGCATCAAGGAGTCCTCCAGTGCGCATGTCGCTGGTGCGCACGAACGTAGAAGCCGCGTGTTTCTCCCCCGTTGCTGACGTATTCCGGCTTTTCCGATGGCGTCCGGCATTCGGACGGGCCGGGACGGCGCGGTCGGTCGGCCGGTGGCAGCACGCGGGCTTGGGTCGGCGCGCGACCGACCCGACACCTTGACCATGCAGAGCGCTCCCCGCGAACTCGCCGTCGTGCAGCGCCGCCGCCGGCTCCGGCTCGTGCCCGCTGCGGTCACGGCCACTGCCGGCGTCGTCGGGCTGGCCCGGGGCGTCCTGCCCGGCGGCCCCGGGGACCTGCTGCACCTGGACGCGTCCGACCTCGGTGACGCGACCCTGGCCGGGCGGGTGCTCGCGGCCCAGGTGGGGGTGTCGCTGCTGCTGTCCGCCCGCTGGCTGCTGCGCGGGTCGCGGGACGCCTGGGTGGTGGCGGTCACCGCCTCCGCGGTCGGAGCCGCGCTCGGCGTCCTGGAGGCACGCTTCGTCGTGCTGTCGGCCGCCTGCGTGCTGGCCCTGGCCCTGCTCGTGTCCACGCGCGCCAGCCACCGGCTCGTGGAGCGGCCCGACGCGTGGCGGGAATGGGTCTGGCCGGTCGCGCTCCTGCTCGGGCTCTGCGCGTACGCCGCGTCCGCGTACGCCGAGATCGCCCTCCACCACCCCGGCCCGTCGTGGACGCCAGGGGCGGTCGCGCGAGCCCTGCTGCCCGGGGCCGAGGCTCCCACCGCGGCGCTGTCGGCGTTCGCGCTCTCGGTCCAGGCCGGGGTGTGCGCGGTCGTGCTGGCAGCGCTCGCCGCGTGGTGGCTACCGGGCCACGTCGTGCACCGGATGCCGCGCGCCGACGTCATCGACTTCGCCCGGCGGCACGGCACCGCCTCGAGCGCACCGCTGCTCGGCCTTCCGGACAACACGGTGCTCGAGCTGTGCGGGGGCGAGGCGCTGGCGGCCGTGGCGGTCCGCAACGGGATCGCCGTGTCGCTCGGCACGCCCGTGGCTCCCGGGGACCTGGAGACCGCCGCCCTCGGCGAGCTCACCTCGACCTGCGAGCGGGCCGGCTGGGTGCCCGCGCTGCTCGCCCTCGACGAGCGCCAGCGCGGCCTGGCCGAGAGCGCGGGCTACTCGGTCCTGCAGATCGGCGTCGAGGCCCGGCTCGACGTGGCGGCCTTCAGCACCGCCGGCAAGCGCCGGGCGAACGTACGGCACTCGGTGACCCGCGCCCGCAAGGACGGCGTGCAGGTGCTGCGCTACTCGGACGCCACCCGCACGCCGCAGCGCGACGGCCAGCTGACGGCGATCAGCGAGCGGTGGCTCGCGGACAAGGGCGGGCCCGAGCTCGGGTTCACCCTCGGCAGGTTCGACCTCGCCCGGCTCGAGGACCAGGAGGTGTACGTCGCCGTCGTCGCCGCCGGGGAGCCGGGCGAGCAGGTGGTGGGCTTCGTGACGTGGCTGCCCTACCGCGGCGGCGCGGAGGCGGTGCTGGATCTCATGCGCCGGGTCGACGACGCGCCACCCGGCACCATGGAGACGCTCATCGTCGACAGCATCGCCGACTTCGCCCAGCGGGGCCGCCAGGGCGCGAGCCTGGGCGGGGTCCCGCTCGCCACCGTGGGCCAGCGCGAGGGACGGATCCAGGAGCTGCTGGGCTGGCTCTACGAGAACGGCGGGAAGGTCTACCAGGCCCGCGGCCTCTTCAGGTTCAAGGACAAGTTCGACCCGCAGTGGGCGCCGATGTACCTCGCCCACGCCGGCAACGCCGACCTCCCCCGGGTCGCCCTCGCGGCGCTGCGCGCGTACCTGCCGCCCGGCTCGGTCCGGCAGGTGCTCCCGACCCTCGCGTCGGCGCGCGCCGCGTGGGCGCGCCTGGTGGGCCGTGCCCGCGACGAGGCCTCCGCCGTACGTGCCCGGCACCGCGAGCTGCGCTCGCCCGTCGCCCGGCCCACCGCGGCGGCGTGGGGCGTCCCGGCCGCGCTCGCCGTCGCGGCCGGCGCGGCGGGCTCCTTCCCCGGGCCGCTGGGCCTGGAGGTCGCGTCCCGGTGGGGCTGGTCGGTCGACCGCACGCTCGCCGGCGAGCCGTGGCGCGCGCTGACGGCGATGCTGCTGACCCGCGACGCGTTCATGCTGCTCTCCCTGGCCGCCCTCACCGGGCCGCTGCTGTGGGCCCTGGCCCGGGTCGTCGGGTCCCCGCGGGCCGTGCTCGTCTTCGCCGGCGGGGCCGTCTGGGGGTACGTCGGCACGACCCTGCTCGTCGCCGCGCTCGCGGCCGGCGGCTGGGACGTCGCCGAGCGCGCCCGCGCGACCCTCGACTACGGCCCGTCCGGCGGCACGGCGGCGGTGGCGGCCGTGCTCGTGGCCCTGCTGCGCCGACGCCTTCTCACCCGCGCGGCCGTGGGCGCCCTGGTCGTCGGCTCGGCGCTGCACCACCAGATCGCCGACGTCGAGCACCTCGTGAGCTTCGGGACGGTGCTGCTGATCGCAGCGGTGGTCGGGCGGCGGGGTGCGGTGGCCGCTGGGCCCGACGGGGCGGAGCCGGGCTCGCCGGCGACGGCGGCGGAGCCGGGCGCGCCGGCGGCGGCGGGGCGCGAGCTCGCTGCTCGGTGAGATGCCCGGCCCGGCCGGTGGTGGGCGTGATCGTTCGGCGTCCGCGGCTGTCAGGGCAGCCGGCCGCGCCAAACGATCACCGGGCGGCTGACTGCAGGCGCGGCGTCAGCCGATGAAGCCCGGCAACTGGACGACCGCTGCGTCGTCCACCTCGTCGAGCAGTCGGGTCGCCTGCCCCGTGGCCGTTCGACGGTGAACCATCCGGCGTTGCCCGTGTCGGGCGAGCCCGGCTGCCCGATGACGCTGACGACAAGGCCCTCGGAGGTCCAGCCGCGGATGCCGATGCCGTTGTCGCCTGCGGGTGTGAACGGAGGCCGTGACAGCTCGGTCCGGGTGCTCGCTCCGCCGTCGACCGGCGCCCTGAGGAGGTACCAGCGTCCGCTGCGGTCGCTCGCCGCCGTGGCGACGCTCGTGCCGTCCGCCGACCACGTCCACCCGGCTTGCTGGAACGGCGACGCCGGCTCCGGCACCTCGACGGTGACGTGAGTGGCGAGGTCGCGGTCGAAGACCCCGACGCCGAATCCGCCCGACTGCGCCTCCTCCACCGCGATCCGCGAGCTGTCGGGGGACCAGGCGACCTTGAAGCCGAACCCGGGGGGCGGCGTGGTCAGCTGCCCCGTCGCCAGCTCCACGACGGCGGCGCTGTTGCCCTCGGTGACGGCGATCGCGGTCCCGTCGGGTGACCACTGCAGGCGCAGCAGCCACTGGCTGTGGAGCTCGTCACCGCGCAGGGCGACCTCCTGCAACTGCCTGGTGGCGAAGGTGAAGACCGAGATCGACGACAGCGCCTCCCCCTCGGCGCACCGCACCCACGCCAACCGCGACCCGTCCGCAGAGATCACGCTCGTCGCCTCCGTGGCCGCGGTCGCCCTGACAGCTGCGGCCGCGGTGTCCGTGTGGCCGGACCGCCAGGGTGTGGCGCTGTCGATGGCCCCACACCTGAACCAGGGCTCCCCACTGCCGGCCGAGGAGGTCCAGTGATCCCGCAACTGCGCGAGTCCCTGCACGAGGTCGCCACGCACGCGCCTCTTCCCGACCCCTCCGGCTGCGGTCCTGGCCAGCGCCGGGCCGCGCACGGCGACGAACTGCTCGAAGCTGATGTCGTCGCGCCGGCGAGTGCTCACGTACACGTAGACGCGAGGCCGAGGTGGAAGGGTTGCAGCCGCCTCCTACGTCGCGCCGCCGGCGACCGCCGACCCGACCGCGACACGGCCGCCGGCTTGCACCGGGGCGGCGACTACTGATCGACGGTGCGGACGGTGACGCGGAAGCTGCGGCCACCGCTCGTCGCGAGGGCCTCGCCCGTCTCCAGGTCCTGCAGACGACCGTCGTCCGGGGCCGCGCCGGCCAGCGCGCGCCCGCTGGGCAAGCGGAGCAGCGGCCGGGTGGCGCCACCCTCCTGGACAAGGCGGATGTCCACGACTCGTCCTCGCACCTGTCGGCGGGGCTGGACGTCCAGGTCGTGGTGGGTCTCGATCAGGCGCACGTGGCCGTCGGGGTCCGTCCAGCAGATGCAGTCCAGGTCGACGAGTTGATCGCGGGCGATGGCCTCGCCGCAGCACTCGTGCTCCCAGTCGCCCACCTCGACCTCGACGTCCACCCGCGCAAGCTTTCCGGTCGGCCCCGCGACGGGCTCCACCGGGACTGCGC encodes:
- a CDS encoding bifunctional lysylphosphatidylglycerol flippase/synthetase MprF; this translates as MQSAPRELAVVQRRRRLRLVPAAVTATAGVVGLARGVLPGGPGDLLHLDASDLGDATLAGRVLAAQVGVSLLLSARWLLRGSRDAWVVAVTASAVGAALGVLEARFVVLSAACVLALALLVSTRASHRLVERPDAWREWVWPVALLLGLCAYAASAYAEIALHHPGPSWTPGAVARALLPGAEAPTAALSAFALSVQAGVCAVVLAALAAWWLPGHVVHRMPRADVIDFARRHGTASSAPLLGLPDNTVLELCGGEALAAVAVRNGIAVSLGTPVAPGDLETAALGELTSTCERAGWVPALLALDERQRGLAESAGYSVLQIGVEARLDVAAFSTAGKRRANVRHSVTRARKDGVQVLRYSDATRTPQRDGQLTAISERWLADKGGPELGFTLGRFDLARLEDQEVYVAVVAAGEPGEQVVGFVTWLPYRGGAEAVLDLMRRVDDAPPGTMETLIVDSIADFAQRGRQGASLGGVPLATVGQREGRIQELLGWLYENGGKVYQARGLFRFKDKFDPQWAPMYLAHAGNADLPRVALAALRAYLPPGSVRQVLPTLASARAAWARLVGRARDEASAVRARHRELRSPVARPTAAAWGVPAALAVAAGAAGSFPGPLGLEVASRWGWSVDRTLAGEPWRALTAMLLTRDAFMLLSLAALTGPLLWALARVVGSPRAVLVFAGGAVWGYVGTTLLVAALAAGGWDVAERARATLDYGPSGGTAAVAAVLVALLRRRLLTRAAVGALVVGSALHHQIADVEHLVSFGTVLLIAAVVGRRGAVAAGPDGAEPGSPATAAEPGAPAAAGRELAAR
- a CDS encoding amidase → MHAVSRRRAGAAGLAASALLATGLVATGAPTAQAAPAPAAASAAAADPTTFTITETLEALKSGTYTSVQLVQAFQARIAAYEPYYNAFTQMNPEALADAAASDERRRSGAAARPLEGVPIVIKDSLDVKKMPTTSGWPLTSPITGGIALVPETDAPLVKRLREAGAVFIGKTNLPILAGSGSNANNSAYGPTYNALNQAWAPGGSSSGSATSVAGDFAVAGIAEETGGSIQNPASAQSLYAVKPTFGLIPNTGNFPLAGLTRDVLGPLTKSVEDAAIMLDVLAGSTAEDPLTEGAVVPAGGYTSQLSTTALQGKRIGLYGPGWRTGNNSALSPETAKLYAKAVENLKKQGAIVVEDPFAGSGFNELRSSGVTNAGNNWAIEQYLKRLGPSAAVHSIAELNAWADANGFASDTRINGMLGDHSTPPDLSGFLANRDRYLSVFNRVIADNDLDALMFPQQVQEVGPIFNGSVSASTVSEINIAQLPGVVVPDGAYANGKPFNLLFMDVKWSEAELLGYAYDYAEAYDGRVINRDLTTTTWPTLPSVTFTSLQNAMNAYVTAGRLKAQVRDNLADRVTRASTASLRDSEDVPIANLEQFIAKAKNQIKGDAQDVEVRNDLVAQAEQLLAYYRAVEAIENG
- a CDS encoding DUF6578 domain-containing protein, translating into MDVEVEVGDWEHECCGEAIARDQLVDLDCICWTDPDGHVRLIETHHDLDVQPRRQVRGRVVDIRLVQEGGATRPLLRLPSGRALAGAAPDDGRLQDLETGEALATSGGRSFRVTVRTVDQ
- a CDS encoding TolB family protein, which gives rise to MISADGSRLAWVRCAEGEALSSISVFTFATRQLQEVALRGDELHSQWLLRLQWSPDGTAIAVTEGNSAAVVELATGQLTTPPPGFGFKVAWSPDSSRIAVEEAQSGGFGVGVFDRDLATHVTVEVPEPASPFQQAGWTWSADGTSVATAASDRSGRWYLLRAPVDGGASTRTELSRPPFTPAGDNGIGIRGWTSEGLVVSVIGQPGSPDTGNAGWFTVERPRGRRPDCSTRWTTQRSSSCRASSADAAPAVSRPVIVWRGRLP
- a CDS encoding DNA alkylation repair protein gives rise to the protein MPDSGGSRELREALRARGDAVRAQQDRAYLKSDMEHLGVPLPAMRALVKAYVKAHPELSHDELVTLARELWRPPVHEFRTVGALLLEARAEVLSAADAGLVEELVRRSGTWALVDVLAASVAGRVMVRDRALEPSLRAWGADEDMWVRRLGILGFLRALRTDAFAACFPVFGEVVDPVLEDRRFFVRKAIGWVLREVSKDHPDEVYEWALGRRPRMSGVTVRELVKHYDDERRGRLLRGGVAG
- a CDS encoding family 43 glycosylhydrolase, whose amino-acid sequence is MHPRSPRARLARRGAIPLALAALIAPAISGAPATGAEQDRHGLKGDYYLSSGPGLGDFVEYRSTRVDANLDFDSLEGPLLDATGYNDEVSVRWTGQLLPGFTEDYRFHVTGDNGFRIWVDGRLVIDHWVDDWDRPQTSAPIRLTAGQRVEFKVEYFENWGGSNLHVDWSSASQAREPIPADAFFLPEGFVPEVPVVPAVSDVTAVLDALAGEQAIARSAERDLRALLAAAESADDYDTRVEHLQAAREWLDTAAGSKLGADARSRLTVPLDALLTPRTPAQRLSADITALSRDGSIAGSTARDLLELSGAGKLAEARAAVAGAKAGKVSPAAKGALLPQLDAMIERGHPLDLGTAEAGNPIVSGWYADPDIELYDDRYWVYPTTSRGYDEQTFMDAFSSTDLVHWTKHSNILDIADVPWARRALWAPAPVERNGKYYLYFAANDIQNNNQLGGIGVAVADRPEGPYKDALGKPLIGQFHNGAQPIDQDVFIDDDGQAYMYYGGHSHANVVKLNPDMISLGTFADGTTFKEITPTNYVEGSFMFKRGGKYYLMWSEGGWTGPNYAVSYAIADSPTGPFNRLGRVLQQDAAVARGSGHNSVINVPGTDIWYIFYHRRPLTESEGNSRALSYDRMYFNPDGTIRPVTMLVQDDFEDRNSVGWRTYGGLWSAADGTYAAPATAGTMALQETNFGNLEYEADVRLGAGGSEAGLVFRVGNRPGGASGFSGYYAALTPSGVSISSWRGGTRTPIASAPLTVAGDRSHRVRVEAVGSSIKVYVDGSAAPVLSAVDTSHTVGANGLRAGGAGAWFDNVKIEHP
- a CDS encoding SGNH/GDSL hydrolase family protein — protein: MRYVAIGDSFTEGVGDERPDGSPRGWADLVASGLAAAAGGPVSYANLAVRGRLLEAIVGEQLDAALSLSPAPTLISLNGGGNDMLRPSADMARLARMTGQAVRRCDEAGIPLLLLAGADPSARLPLGRVMHRRGEQLTAAVAELATRHGLVFADAWHDREVRRPGYWSPDRLHLNSAGHARVAGLVLSALGHDAPASVVPAGPVQRRRLLEEARYYREHVGPWVGRRVRGQSSGDRRTPKHSDWVVVEP